From Streptomyces yatensis, one genomic window encodes:
- a CDS encoding TetR/AcrR family transcriptional regulator, with translation MPKVSQEYLDARRTEILAAARRCFVRDGFHETSMQDLLAEAGMSSGSVYRYFSSKQDMIVAIAEENLAEVVREARRQAERRPPVGLGEAVADLFEVIRAKHAENGFAAIALLTWSESLRNPRLAERLTTALTEATADLATLVREHQDVSQLPPDVAADSLAQLITSTVPGYILQLATLGPDAVDGLPAAARALWPTPGTPAAAKGSPRS, from the coding sequence ATGCCGAAGGTGAGCCAGGAGTACCTCGACGCCCGCAGGACGGAGATCCTGGCGGCGGCGCGGCGTTGCTTTGTCCGGGACGGCTTCCACGAGACGTCGATGCAGGATCTGCTCGCCGAGGCGGGGATGTCCTCGGGGTCGGTCTACCGGTATTTCTCCAGCAAGCAGGACATGATCGTCGCGATCGCCGAGGAGAACCTGGCCGAGGTGGTCCGCGAGGCCCGCCGGCAGGCCGAGCGCAGGCCGCCCGTCGGGCTCGGCGAAGCGGTCGCCGATCTCTTCGAGGTCATCAGGGCCAAGCACGCGGAGAACGGCTTCGCCGCCATCGCGCTGCTGACCTGGTCCGAATCCCTGCGCAACCCGCGGCTCGCCGAGCGGCTCACCACCGCGCTCACCGAGGCGACGGCCGACCTGGCCACCCTCGTACGGGAGCATCAGGACGTCAGCCAACTGCCGCCGGACGTGGCGGCGGACTCCCTCGCCCAGCTGATCACCTCCACGGTGCCCGGCTACATCCTCCAACTCGCCACCCTCGGCCCCGACGCGGTCGACGGCCTGCCCGCCGCCGCCCGGGCGCTGTGGCCGACCCCCGGCACCCCAGCGGCCGCCAAGGGTTCGCCGCGATCCTGA
- a CDS encoding TetR/AcrR family transcriptional regulator, which produces MHKELTAKGKATRDRIIEGAAAVLREKDVSIATLDDVMARTRTSKSQLFHYFPTGKDELLLAVAHYEADQVLADQQPYLGCLDSWEAWQRWRDVVVERYEEQGEECSLGSLVLHLGRSTPGARDVVVALMRQWQASLATGIRALQSAGHLPADLDVERRAAALLAGIQGGVAILQSTGRADHLRAALDQGIGDLRRAAA; this is translated from the coding sequence ATGCACAAGGAGCTGACGGCGAAGGGGAAGGCCACCCGGGACCGGATCATCGAGGGCGCGGCCGCGGTGCTGCGCGAGAAGGACGTGTCGATCGCCACCCTCGATGACGTCATGGCGCGCACCCGCACCAGCAAGAGCCAGCTCTTCCACTACTTCCCCACCGGGAAGGACGAGTTGCTGCTGGCGGTCGCGCACTACGAGGCCGACCAGGTCCTGGCGGACCAGCAGCCGTACCTCGGCTGCCTGGACTCCTGGGAGGCGTGGCAGCGGTGGCGCGATGTGGTGGTCGAGCGCTACGAGGAGCAGGGCGAGGAGTGTTCGCTGGGCTCGCTGGTCCTCCATCTGGGCCGCTCCACCCCGGGCGCCCGGGATGTGGTGGTGGCGTTGATGCGCCAGTGGCAGGCGAGCCTGGCCACCGGCATCCGGGCCCTGCAGTCGGCCGGGCACCTGCCCGCCGATCTGGACGTCGAGCGCCGCGCGGCCGCCCTGCTGGCGGGCATCCAGGGCGGCGTGGCGATTCTCCAGTCGACCGGCCGGGCCGACCATCTGCGGGCCGCGCTCGATCAGGGCATCGGGGATCTGCGACGCGCCGCGGCCTGA
- a CDS encoding SDR family NAD(P)-dependent oxidoreductase → MSGRLQDKRALVTGATSNIGRAIAEMFAAEGAQVIVSGRSAERGAEVVGALRARGGRADFVQADLDGSAAASRALAEAATSALGGGIDILVNNAGVYPGDSTVDTDETAFDRVYAVNVKAPFFLTAAVAPAMAEAGGGAIINLGSWIARLGIPLGALYSSTKGAVETLTRAWAAEFGPRGVRVNAISPGVVHTPVPGEVHPGDVMMNGTPAGGVGSPRAIAHAAVYLAGDEAAFVHGIVLDVDGGRTTAAVIAA, encoded by the coding sequence ATGAGTGGACGGCTGCAGGACAAGAGGGCTCTGGTAACCGGTGCGACCAGCAACATCGGGCGGGCGATCGCGGAGATGTTCGCCGCCGAGGGCGCGCAGGTGATCGTGTCCGGGCGCAGCGCCGAGCGGGGCGCCGAGGTCGTCGGCGCCCTGCGCGCGCGGGGCGGCCGGGCCGACTTCGTACAGGCGGATCTGGACGGGAGCGCCGCGGCGTCCCGTGCCCTGGCCGAGGCGGCGACGTCCGCTCTGGGCGGGGGCATCGACATCCTGGTCAACAACGCGGGCGTCTACCCCGGCGACAGCACCGTGGACACCGATGAGACGGCCTTCGACCGGGTCTACGCGGTGAATGTGAAGGCGCCGTTCTTCCTGACCGCCGCGGTCGCTCCGGCCATGGCGGAAGCCGGTGGCGGGGCGATCATCAATCTGGGGTCCTGGATCGCGCGGCTGGGCATCCCCCTCGGCGCGCTCTACAGCTCCACCAAGGGTGCGGTGGAGACGCTGACGCGCGCCTGGGCCGCCGAGTTCGGCCCGCGCGGTGTGCGGGTGAACGCGATCTCCCCCGGAGTGGTCCACACGCCCGTGCCCGGCGAGGTGCACCCGGGCGACGTCATGATGAACGGCACCCCGGCCGGGGGCGTCGGAAGTCCGCGGGCCATCGCACACGCCGCGGTCTACCTCGCCGGTGACGAGGCCGCGTTCGTCCACGGCATCGTGCTGGACGTCGACGGCGGTCGCACCACGGCGGCCGTCATCGCGGCGTAG
- a CDS encoding HD domain-containing protein, whose protein sequence is MTDENPSTKKFARRTMLQHGAGIAAVGAMSALATAASTAPAAARTTGAKPTPGSLPSTVAGVRIPDSGLAREAVAYAQRVCSETIFNHSLRTYLFGALIFDRRGVTYDRELVFVAAVLHDLGLIEAFRTPTERFEVDGADAARKFLTERHVPAERAELVWDAIALHTNVGIATRKRPEIAMISVGSGMDFAGNDLQQLPSDALQDVLTTFPRKGFKKNAIDTILSLCRTKPMAELMHPFAEVGRRHIPGFSVPTVEDLVLAAPFTE, encoded by the coding sequence ATGACCGACGAGAACCCGAGCACAAAGAAATTCGCCCGGCGTACGATGCTGCAACACGGCGCCGGTATCGCCGCGGTGGGAGCGATGTCCGCGCTCGCCACCGCGGCATCCACCGCGCCCGCCGCCGCACGCACCACGGGGGCGAAGCCGACCCCGGGCTCCCTGCCCTCGACCGTGGCCGGGGTCCGCATTCCCGACAGCGGACTGGCCAGGGAAGCCGTGGCCTACGCACAAAGAGTGTGCTCCGAGACAATCTTCAATCATTCCTTGCGGACGTATCTCTTCGGCGCTCTGATATTCGACCGACGCGGCGTCACCTACGACCGGGAACTCGTATTCGTCGCCGCGGTTCTGCATGACCTCGGTCTGATCGAGGCGTTCCGGACCCCGACCGAGCGCTTCGAGGTCGACGGCGCCGACGCCGCACGGAAGTTCCTGACGGAACGCCATGTACCGGCCGAGCGGGCCGAACTGGTCTGGGACGCGATCGCCCTGCACACCAACGTCGGCATCGCGACGCGGAAGAGGCCGGAGATCGCCATGATCTCCGTCGGCTCCGGTATGGACTTCGCCGGAAACGACCTCCAGCAGCTTCCGTCCGACGCTCTCCAGGACGTGCTCACCACCTTCCCCAGGAAGGGGTTCAAGAAGAACGCGATCGACACGATCCTCTCGCTGTGCCGCACCAAGCCCATGGCGGAGCTCATGCACCCCTTCGCCGAGGTCGGCCGCCGTCATATCCCCGGCTTCTCGGTGCCCACCGTGGAGGATCTGGTGCTCGCCGCACCCTTCACGGAGTGA
- a CDS encoding SDR family NAD(P)-dependent oxidoreductase, with amino-acid sequence MSEDRFAGKVVLITGAGSGIGAAAAHRFAREGATVIVVGRTEEKLRKTVAAAPAGSTVVARVADVSDASAVTALIDGVAGEYGRLDVLVNNAAVAAVGTVGDIDTADWRQVMSVVADGTFFMSKAALPHLRTVGGNIVNVGSVSGLGGDWGLAAYNAAKGAVVNLTHAMALDHGAEGVRVNAVHPSLTATEMATPVVENETAMAAFRQRIPMRRAAEPEEVADVIAFLASADARFVNGVQIPVDGGLRASSGQPRMF; translated from the coding sequence GTGAGCGAGGACCGTTTCGCGGGCAAGGTTGTGCTCATCACCGGCGCCGGATCCGGCATCGGTGCCGCCGCGGCGCACCGTTTCGCCCGCGAGGGCGCCACCGTGATCGTGGTCGGACGCACCGAGGAGAAGTTGCGGAAGACGGTCGCCGCCGCGCCCGCCGGTTCGACGGTCGTCGCACGGGTCGCGGACGTCTCCGACGCATCGGCGGTCACCGCCCTCATCGATGGCGTGGCGGGGGAGTACGGCCGCCTGGATGTGCTGGTCAACAACGCGGCCGTGGCCGCGGTCGGCACCGTGGGGGACATCGACACGGCCGACTGGCGGCAGGTCATGAGCGTCGTCGCCGACGGCACCTTCTTCATGTCGAAGGCCGCGCTGCCGCATCTGCGCACCGTCGGCGGCAACATCGTGAACGTTGGCTCGGTCTCCGGCCTCGGCGGGGACTGGGGTCTGGCCGCCTACAACGCGGCGAAGGGCGCGGTGGTCAACCTGACCCACGCCATGGCGCTCGACCACGGCGCCGAAGGTGTGCGGGTCAACGCGGTGCACCCGAGCCTCACCGCCACGGAGATGGCCACGCCCGTGGTGGAGAACGAGACCGCCATGGCCGCGTTCCGCCAGCGCATCCCCATGCGGCGCGCGGCCGAGCCCGAGGAGGTCGCCGACGTCATCGCCTTTCTGGCCAGTGCCGATGCCCGGTTCGTCAACGGCGTCCAGATCCCGGTCGACGGCGGACTCCGGGCCTCCTCGGGCCAGCCCCGCATGTTCTGA
- a CDS encoding zinc-binding dehydrogenase has protein sequence MVRAIVIEKFGGPDSLVCTELPDPEPEAGQVVIDIKAFGLNHAEMHMRRGEWAEAAKVSGIECVGLVASCPGGEFPVGTKAAALMGGLGRTVNGSYAEYTRASASNVALIESDLPWAEPAVIPETYATAWTCLFRNLEITPERTLVIRGATSAFGQAAVNLAVNAGAHVIGTTRNREHFALLEEPNPLLQMASGVYLTFFGSFVFGTPGFPLSDVPLQAIAEQVAAGRLKAKPSRVFRFEDIHEAHRVMEAGEAKGKMVVVLD, from the coding sequence ATGGTGCGTGCCATCGTGATCGAGAAGTTCGGAGGACCGGACAGCCTCGTCTGCACGGAGCTACCGGACCCCGAGCCCGAGGCCGGTCAGGTCGTCATCGACATCAAGGCCTTCGGCCTCAACCACGCCGAGATGCATATGCGCAGGGGCGAATGGGCCGAGGCCGCCAAGGTCAGCGGCATCGAATGCGTCGGGCTGGTGGCATCGTGCCCCGGCGGTGAGTTCCCCGTCGGGACGAAGGCCGCCGCGCTGATGGGCGGCCTCGGACGCACCGTCAACGGCAGCTACGCGGAATACACCCGGGCGTCGGCGTCGAATGTGGCACTCATCGAATCCGACCTGCCGTGGGCCGAGCCGGCCGTCATCCCGGAAACCTACGCGACCGCCTGGACGTGCCTGTTCCGCAATCTGGAGATCACCCCGGAGCGGACCCTGGTCATCCGGGGAGCGACCTCGGCCTTCGGCCAGGCCGCCGTCAACCTCGCGGTGAACGCCGGTGCCCATGTCATCGGCACCACGCGCAACCGTGAGCACTTCGCCCTGCTGGAGGAACCCAACCCGCTGCTGCAGATGGCAAGCGGCGTCTATCTGACCTTCTTCGGCAGCTTTGTGTTCGGGACGCCCGGTTTCCCGCTCTCCGATGTGCCGCTCCAGGCCATCGCGGAGCAGGTGGCGGCGGGCCGCCTCAAGGCGAAGCCCTCGCGTGTGTTCCGTTTCGAGGACATCCACGAGGCGCACCGCGTGATGGAGGCGGGCGAGGCCAAGGGCAAGATGGTGGTCGTTCTTGACTGA
- a CDS encoding LysR substrate-binding domain-containing protein: protein MDLRELHSFVAVVEEGGFSAAARRLHVSQPALSQTVSALERELRVKLLVRSSTGVRPTDAGSALLGEARAMLARRDQALRTMARYTGGGGGVLRIGIPLEFPSRLLSPALNELAEACPDTRVQARHLSTSEQLAALHAGELELGLLRERPTGQEFDAMVVNKERLGVLVAAEQAAELAGPDGIPLEALAGLEWVSFPRADSPAWYDELTAILRSHGLDPGVQAPKGQRLIAEVKFAAVGAGRAFAMAPPDWSQPIPAGVAWSPLVGHPLLRRTWAVWSADSRRQDLGRLIAAFEQPTES from the coding sequence ATGGACCTGCGGGAGTTGCATTCCTTTGTGGCAGTGGTCGAAGAGGGCGGTTTCTCGGCCGCGGCCCGGCGGCTGCACGTCAGCCAGCCGGCGCTGTCCCAGACGGTCAGCGCTCTGGAGCGGGAGCTCAGGGTGAAGCTGCTGGTGCGCAGCAGCACCGGGGTGCGGCCCACGGACGCGGGGTCCGCCCTGCTCGGGGAGGCGCGGGCGATGCTCGCCCGGCGTGATCAGGCGCTGCGGACGATGGCCCGGTACACCGGCGGGGGCGGAGGGGTGCTGCGGATCGGCATTCCGCTGGAGTTTCCCTCGCGCCTGCTCAGTCCCGCACTCAACGAGCTGGCCGAGGCATGCCCCGACACCCGGGTCCAGGCCCGGCATCTGTCCACCTCCGAGCAACTGGCCGCGCTGCACGCCGGCGAACTCGAGCTGGGGCTGCTGCGGGAGCGCCCCACCGGGCAGGAATTCGACGCGATGGTGGTCAACAAGGAACGGCTGGGCGTGCTGGTGGCCGCGGAGCAGGCGGCGGAGCTGGCCGGGCCGGACGGTATCCCCCTGGAGGCGCTGGCCGGGCTGGAGTGGGTGTCCTTCCCACGTGCGGACAGCCCCGCCTGGTACGACGAGCTGACGGCGATCCTGCGCAGCCACGGGCTCGATCCGGGAGTGCAGGCGCCCAAGGGACAGCGGCTGATCGCGGAGGTGAAATTCGCGGCCGTCGGCGCCGGGCGGGCCTTCGCGATGGCTCCGCCGGACTGGTCGCAGCCCATTCCGGCGGGAGTGGCGTGGTCGCCACTGGTCGGCCATCCGCTCCTGCGCCGGACGTGGGCGGTGTGGTCGGCCGATTCACGGCGCCAGGATCTGGGGCGGCTCATCGCGGCGTTCGAGCAGCCGACCGAGAGTTAG